Proteins encoded by one window of Drosophila melanogaster chromosome X:
- the CG3842 gene encoding uncharacterized protein, isoform A encodes MSEAATPPGSVPGTVFPPGFDPTAESVEKTLCFRGFWAWAVLIFLIVLGILLFMWLLRKCIQGPAYRKANRIDGKVVIVTGCNTGIGKETVLELAKRGARVYMACRDPGRCEAARLDIMDRSRNQQLFNRTLDLGSLQSVRNFVERFKAEESRLDILINNAGVMACPRTLTADGFEQQFGVNHLGHFLLTNLLLDRLKHSSPSRIVVVSSAAHLFGRINREDLMSEKNYSKFFGAYSQSKLANILFTLKLSTILKDTGVTVNCCHPGVVRTEINRHFSGPGWMKTALQKGSLYFFKTPKAGAQTQLRLALDPQLEGSTGGYYSDCMRWPLFPWVRNMQTADWLWRESEKLLGLPPLEPPPPVQSPTQNGNGTQNGNGSSSASASASSNNPASREMQSVETVVVNRS; translated from the coding sequence ATGTCGGaggctgccacgcccccaggaTCAGTGCCAGGAACAGTATTCCCACCTGGCTTCGATCCCACTGCCGAATCGGTGGAGAAGACTCTCTGCTTCCGGGGTTTCTGGGCCTGGGCCGTGCTGATATTCCTGATTGTTCTGGGCATATTGCTCTTCATGTGGCTGCTGCGCAAGTGCATCCAAGGACCGGCCTACCGGAAGGCCAATCGCATCGATGGCAAGGTGGTCATCGTCACCGGCTGCAACACGGGCATTGGCAAGGAGACGGTCCTCGAGTTGGCCAAGCGGGGTGCCCGCGTCTACATGGCCTGTCGGGATCCCGGTCGGTGTGAGGCCGCACGACTGGATATCATGGATCGCAGTCGCAACCAGCAGCTCTTCAATCGCACCCTGGATCTGGGCTCCCTGCAGTCGGTGAGAAATTTCGTGGAGCGCTTCAAGGCGGAGGAATCCCGGCTGGATATACTGATCAATAATGCCGGCGTTATGGCCTGTCCCAGGACCCTCACAGCCGATGGCTTTGAGCAGCAGTTCGGTGTCAATCATCTGGGACACTTTTTGCTCACGAATCTGCTGCTGGATCGACTGAAGCACAGCTCGCCCAGTCGCATTGTGGTGGTCAGTTCGGCGGCACATCTCTTTGGGCGAATCAACCGCGAGGATCTGATGAGCGAGAAGAACTACAGCAAGTTCTTTGGGGCGTACAGTCAGTCCAAGCTGGCCAACATCCTGTTTACCCTCAAGCTGAGCACCATCCTTAAGGACACCGGCGTAACGGTGAACTGTTGTCATCCGGGTGTGGTCCGCACCGAGATCAACCGCCACTTTTCCGGTCCCGGCTGGATGAAGACCGCCCTGCAGAAGGGCTCGCTGTACTTCTTTAAGACACCCAAGGCTGGCGCCCAGACCCAGCTGAGATTGGCGCTGGATCCGCAGTTGGAGGGCTCCACTGGTGGCTATTACTCGGACTGCATGCGCTGGCCATTGTTTCCGTGGGTCCGGAATATGCAGACCGCCGACTGGTTGTGGCGAGAGAGCGAGAAGCTGCTGGGTCTGCCACCGCTGGAGCCACCTCCACCTGTCCAGAGCCCCACCCAGAATGGCAATGGCACTCAAAACGGCAATGGTAGTtccagtgccagtgccagtgccagtaGTAACAATCCCGCTTCACGGGAAATGCAATCCGTGGAAACGGTCGTGGTCAATCGTTCGTAG
- the CG3847 gene encoding uncharacterized protein yields MNAKRVKYSMVKEEIVPVLIEQDTEVDPEEEPEEDEEHVQEDDGQETQYTYAYTTGDDDDTETAVVTLSDRDHEALVNAEEVIIDENGHAVTLQELVENSTVEEETIEQGDGTHTILHIVPNIHGEEVEEDEELEDGEEVEHDDEFVTVDHEGGELEVEDDEVGSIVFESTIDHAEQDPYGRNKTFYCPNCGNCYSAAGSLKLHMRACLRQRNEISTDERKCKVCSKVFNSVAYLKEHMMRHTGEQPFRCTRCYRKFVEESKFTAHMESHKHQDKLEAEAVALAAQHGGKKVVVKEFQCAFCSQNFTVVFDVGQVKRRYACDACRDKYSNAEALRQHKQQVEEKREFSCVRCGRKFVFEGFLQRHLPTCDGSIKRRRDMK; encoded by the coding sequence ATGAATGCCAAGCGCGTGAAGTATTCCATGGTGAAGGAGGAGATCGTGCCCGTGCTTATCGAGCAAGATACCGAGGTTGATCCCGAGGAGGAGCccgaggaggatgaggagcaCGTTCAAGAAGATGACGGCCAGGAGACGCAATATACGTATGCCTATACCACCGGCGACGACGATGACACCGAAACTGCGGTGGTGACCCTCAGCGATCGTGACCACGAGGCGCTGGTCAATGCCGAGGAGGTGATTATCGATGAGAACGGTCACGCGGTGACCCTGCAGGAGCTGGTCGAGAACAGCACCGTCGAGGAGGAGACCATCGAACAGGGCGATGGTACACACACCATCCTTCATATTGTGCCCAATATTCATGGCGAGGAGGTCGAGGAGGATGAAGAGCTCGAGGATGGCGAGGAGGTAGAGCATGACGATGAGTTTGTCACCGTCGACCACGAGGGCGGCGAATTGGAGGTTGAAGATGACGAGGTGGGCTCTATTGTGTTCGAGAGTACCATCGACCATGCCGAACAAGATCCGTATGGTCGCAACAAGACCTTCTACTGTCCCAATTGCGGCAATTGCTACAGCGCCGCCGGCTCCCTGAAGCTTCATATGCGCGCCTGCCTGCGGCAGAGGAACGAGATCTCCACCGATGAACGCAAGTGCAAAGTGTGCAGCAAGGTCTTCAACTCGGTTGCCTACCTCAAGGAGCATATGATGCGGCACACGGGCGAGCAGCCCTTCCGCTGCACCCGCTGCTATCGCAAGTTCGTCGAGGAGAGCAAATTTACCGCCCACATGGAGTCGCACAAGCACCAGGACAAGCTCGAGGCCGAAGCGGTGGCCCTGGCCGCCCAGCACGGCGGCAAGAAGGTGGTCGTCAAGGAGTTCCAGTGCGCCTTCTGCTCGCAGAACTTCACCGTCGTCTTCGATGTTGGCCAGGTGAAGAGACGCTATGCCTGCGACGCCTGCCGCGATAAGTACTCTAATGCGGAGGCACTGCGGCAGCACAAGCAGCAGGTGGAGGAGAAGCGCGAGTTCAGCTGCGTACGTTGCGGCCGCAAGTTCGTTTTCGAGGGCTTCCTACAGCGCCATCTGCCCACCTGCGATGGCAGCATCAAGCGTCGAAGGGACATGAAGTAG
- the ND-B16.6 gene encoding NADH dehydrogenase (ubiquinone) B16.6 subunit, isoform C, which produces MATAVPHCPPKQDLPPPGGYKKIPFARVPPKSYFTGFTTIGTYVVVTAVGLGIYYLTAKKVKRDEIEMRSAQNVIFPILVAERDREFLRQLRRNRDEEAELMKNVPGWEVGTWYGEPVFKTLPEDTLVTPIFKEFYAHSDWKSYAKRAHLKLWS; this is translated from the exons ATGGCGACGGCAGTGCCGCATTGTCCCCCGAAACAGGACCTTCCACCGCCGGGCGGCTACAAGAAGATACCCTTTGCCCGCGTGCCACCGAAGAGCTACTTCACAG GCTTCACCACCATCGGCACCTATGTGGTTGTGACAGCCGTTGGCCTGGGCATCTACTACTTGACCGCCAAGAAGGTGAAGCGCGACGAGATCGAGATGCGTTCCGCCCAGAATGTCATCTTTCCCATTTTGGTCGCCGAGCGGGATCGCGAATTCCTGCGCCAGTTGCGACGCAATCGGGACGAGGAGGCCGAGCTGATGAAGAACGTGCCCGGCTGGGAGGTGGGCACCTGGTATGGTGAGCCCGTTTTCAAGACCCTGCCCGAGGATACCCTGGTCACGCCCATTTTCAAGGAGTTCTACGCCCACTCCGACTGGAAGTCGTACGCCAAGCGTGCCCACTTGAAGCTCTGGTCCTAA